The following are encoded in a window of Mycolicibacterium tusciae JS617 genomic DNA:
- a CDS encoding YoaK family protein, producing the protein MGGPPTGPQDIERTRTLWFALLLTLANGFLDAHTYIARGGVFANVQTANVIFFAIESSKGKWFAALDHVWPLLAFIAGMALASHIKSGRVERFVPHALRWTMAVQAIVLGIIGFVPASVPHSYVTVPISFMAAMQIGLFRNIGDLAYLPVATTGNLMRFMESGYDAFVENHRESRRAFGVYGALICVFALGAVTGSLASLAWGVHAIWLPAGFLAVTLVLFIIDEDHLR; encoded by the coding sequence ATGGGTGGCCCGCCGACCGGCCCACAGGACATCGAGCGAACGCGGACCCTGTGGTTCGCCCTGCTGCTCACGCTGGCCAACGGATTTCTCGACGCGCACACCTACATCGCGCGCGGTGGCGTGTTCGCCAACGTCCAGACCGCCAACGTGATCTTCTTCGCGATCGAATCCTCGAAGGGCAAGTGGTTCGCGGCGCTCGACCATGTCTGGCCGCTGTTGGCATTCATTGCGGGTATGGCGCTGGCGTCACACATCAAGTCCGGTCGCGTCGAGCGTTTCGTACCGCACGCGTTGCGTTGGACGATGGCCGTGCAGGCGATCGTGTTGGGCATCATCGGCTTCGTGCCCGCCTCGGTGCCCCACAGCTATGTGACCGTGCCGATCTCCTTTATGGCGGCGATGCAGATCGGCCTGTTCCGCAACATCGGCGACCTCGCGTATCTGCCGGTTGCGACGACCGGCAACTTGATGCGGTTCATGGAGTCCGGGTACGACGCGTTCGTCGAGAATCACCGCGAGTCACGACGGGCCTTCGGGGTTTACGGCGCGCTGATCTGCGTCTTCGCTCTGGGCGCGGTGACAGGCTCTCTCGCGAGCCTGGCGTGGGGCGTGCACGCGATCTGGCTGCCTGCGGGATTTTTGGCCGTGACACTGGTTCTGTTCATCATCGATGAGGACCACCTGCGGTGA
- a CDS encoding cupredoxin domain-containing protein, producing MKKFSLLCVTVCLAAAVAACGSESSYTTSEGDSGTATATASPETSETAGAPAEANGPTITMANMSFGEPITVAPGATITLKNDDSAEHSVTSQTEGKFDVHVDGGEQGTLTAPTEPGEYAFYCVYHPSMKGTLIVQ from the coding sequence ATGAAGAAATTCTCGCTGTTGTGCGTGACGGTCTGCCTGGCCGCGGCCGTCGCCGCGTGTGGCAGCGAATCCAGCTACACCACCTCCGAGGGCGATAGCGGCACCGCAACCGCAACCGCCAGCCCAGAAACCAGCGAAACCGCCGGCGCCCCCGCGGAGGCCAACGGCCCGACGATCACCATGGCGAACATGAGTTTCGGTGAGCCCATCACCGTCGCACCGGGGGCGACGATCACGTTGAAGAACGACGACTCCGCCGAGCACTCGGTGACGTCGCAGACCGAAGGCAAGTTCGACGTTCATGTCGACGGCGGCGAGCAGGGCACACTGACCGCGCCCACGGAGCCGGGCGAATACGCGTTCTACTGCGTCTATCACCCGTCGATGAAGGGCACCTTGATCGTCCAGTAG